One Primulina tabacum isolate GXHZ01 chromosome 10, ASM2559414v2, whole genome shotgun sequence DNA segment encodes these proteins:
- the LOC142505230 gene encoding eukaryotic translation initiation factor 4B3-like, which translates to MAAAVSAWAKPGGWALDSEENEAELLHQHKQDVAIDKGADTEDFPSLATATSTKNKKKKPQTLSLQEFATYGSGKPTQSEAPKGLTPDELLSLPTGPRQRSPEELERNKLGGGFRSYGYRDEQPRRQGSFNRDHSREYEPSRADESDSWAAGKKSSLNNGFERKERGGFFTDSLSRADDSDNWGANKSFVPSETRRYEKRGSFGSDSSNWGEGRKAGGAFDSLRERRGVSESNGVDSDTWGRKREEESIVSGGRPRLNLKPRTLPMDDGQKGSEIKNDAKPKGNNPFGEARPREEVLKDLGQDVKAIEEKLESTKIKGVAVATDDDRKKGFWSGKEREPAWRKPEAVDSLPERNEESVNGAVENSENEHAEGEDSDVLSQQV; encoded by the exons ATGGCGGCAGCAGTCAGCGCGTGGGCTAAACCCGGTGGGTGGGCCTTGGATTCCGAGGAGAACGAGGCGGAGCTCCTCCATCAGCACAAGCAAGATGTTGCAATCGACAAAGGAGCCGATACGGAGGATTTTCCTTCCCTTGCCACCGCCACGTCCACGAAGAACAAAAAGAAGAAACCACAGACCCTATCTCTTCAAGAATTTGCCACCTATGGTTCTGGAAAGCCAACGCAATCCGAGGCTCCGAAGGGCTTGACTCCAGATGAACTCTTGTCGCTCCCAACGGGTCCGCGTCAGCGTTCTCCGGAAGAGCTCGAGCGGAACAAGCTCGGGGGTGGATTCAGATCTTACGGCTACAGGGATGAGCAGCCGCGCCGACAGGGAAGCTTCAATCGGGATCATAGCCGTGAATATGAGCCATCTAGGGCTGACGAGAGTGATAGTTGGGCGGCGGGAAAGAAGTCATCTTTGAATAATGGATTCGAGAGGAAGGAAAGAGGTGGGTTTTTCACGGATTCATTGTCTCGAGCGGATGATTCCGATAACTGGGGGGCAAACAAGAGTTTTGTTCCATCTGAGACGAGGAGGTATGAGAAAAGAGGAAGCTTTGGATCAGATTCGAGTAATTGGGGCGAGGGACGGAAGGCTGGCGGAGCATTCGATAGTTTACGGGAAAGAAGAGGGGTTTCGGAATCGAATGGTGTCGATTCCGATACATGGGGGCGTAAACGAGAGGAGGAGAGTATTGTAAGTGGTGGTAGGCCGAGGTTGAATTTGAAGCCCAGAACGCTACCAATGGATGACGGGCAGAAAGGTTCTGAGATTAAGAATGATGCAAAACCCAAGGGGAATAATCCTTTCGGAGAGGCCAGGCCGAGGGAGGAGGTGTTAAAGGATTTGGGACAGGATGTGAAGGCAATTGAGGAGAAGCTCGAATCGACGAAGATCAAAGGTGTTGCAGTTGCAACTGACGATGATAGGAAGAAGGGCTTTTGGAGTGGAAAGGAAAGAGAGCCGGCTTGGAGAAAGCCGGAGGCTGTTGATTCTCTACCCGAAAG AAATGAAGAGTCTGTAAATGGAGCTGTTGAAAACTCTGAAAATGAACATGCTGAAGGAGAAGACTCGGATGTCCTGAGCCAGCAGGTTTGA